Proteins encoded by one window of Candidatus Stoquefichus sp. SB1:
- a CDS encoding glycoside hydrolase family 1 protein — MKKDFLWGAALSNVQAEGGYLEDGKGLNVYDTLVVTPEKGIVPMFCDTKVATDHYHHYKEDIDLMAEMGFKAYRFSVVWSRIHPQGDDEVPNQKGLDYYEDMVDYLLEKGIEPVVSLVHFDMPDHLLRKYNGFLNKQVIDFYAKHVEAVVSRLQGKVKYWLTYNEINLAPYQSDLVAGAYRPDDMSLAELFAHLSVNTAIAHARAVEVIKRIDAKAWIGGMIGHAPFYPLTCRSEDIIAADFKNKMHNYLPFDIMTSGQLPEYFINFVEKRNIDILFNEDEKQVVKDASEKLDYLAFSYYRSGVQSSFDDIEDLIELEDAILFDQRGLKNPHYTANEWGWQIDAEGLRYSLIDLYDRYHKPLFIVENGIGIDEKLVDGKVYDDERISYYQKHITSLKRAVEHDGVDLLGYLAWSPIDFLSSHKEIRKRYGFVYINRDFDDLLDLKRYPKKSFYWYQKVIKSDGEDLENNIDY, encoded by the coding sequence ATGAAAAAAGATTTTTTATGGGGTGCAGCTTTAAGTAATGTACAAGCTGAAGGTGGATATTTAGAAGATGGAAAAGGATTAAATGTTTATGATACATTGGTTGTTACACCAGAAAAAGGAATTGTTCCAATGTTTTGTGATACCAAAGTCGCTACTGATCATTATCATCATTATAAAGAAGATATTGATTTAATGGCAGAAATGGGATTTAAAGCTTATCGTTTTTCCGTTGTTTGGTCAAGAATTCATCCTCAGGGAGATGATGAAGTTCCCAATCAAAAGGGATTAGATTATTATGAGGATATGGTTGACTATCTTTTAGAAAAAGGTATTGAACCTGTTGTTTCTTTGGTTCATTTTGATATGCCAGATCATTTGCTAAGAAAGTATAATGGTTTTTTAAATAAACAGGTTATTGATTTTTATGCTAAACATGTTGAGGCAGTTGTTTCTAGACTACAAGGAAAAGTTAAATATTGGTTAACATATAATGAAATCAACTTAGCACCTTATCAGTCTGATTTGGTTGCTGGAGCTTATCGCCCTGATGATATGAGTTTGGCAGAACTATTTGCCCATTTGTCTGTGAATACAGCAATAGCCCATGCCCGTGCAGTAGAAGTCATTAAGCGAATTGATGCAAAAGCATGGATTGGTGGAATGATAGGACATGCACCTTTTTATCCTTTAACTTGTCGCAGTGAAGATATCATTGCAGCTGATTTTAAAAATAAAATGCATAATTATTTGCCATTTGATATTATGACATCAGGACAGTTACCTGAGTATTTTATAAATTTTGTTGAAAAAAGAAATATTGATATTCTTTTTAATGAGGATGAAAAACAAGTTGTGAAAGATGCTTCTGAAAAATTAGATTATTTAGCGTTTTCATATTATCGTAGTGGTGTACAAAGTTCATTTGATGATATAGAGGATTTGATTGAATTAGAAGATGCTATTTTATTTGATCAACGTGGTCTTAAAAATCCTCATTATACAGCAAATGAATGGGGATGGCAGATTGATGCTGAAGGACTAAGATACTCATTAATTGATTTATATGATCGCTATCATAAACCATTGTTTATTGTTGAAAATGGTATAGGCATTGATGAAAAATTAGTTGATGGAAAAGTTTATGATGATGAAAGAATCAGTTATTATCAAAAACATATAACAAGTTTAAAACGTGCTGTTGAACATGATGGTGTTGATTTATTAGGGTATTTAGCATGGAGTCCAATTGATTTTTTAAGTAGTCATAAAGAGATTAGAAAAAGATATGGTTTTGTTTATATCAATCGTGATTTTGATGATTTGTTAGATTTAAAGAGATATCCTAAAAAATCTTTTTATTGGTATCAAAAGGTTATTAAGAGTGATGGTGAAGATTTAGAAAATAATATTGATTATTAA
- a CDS encoding LacI family DNA-binding transcriptional regulator, translated as MDKKRSISIKEIAKLSNVSVATVSRVINNNGRFSEETRKKVQGIIDKYGYTTNMAAKSLRMSKSKTVGLIVPNIDNEWFSHLVLEIEKYFFEQNYSVFICNTSQDEKKEIAYFKSLDSKLVDGIMCISGIEEIPTDVISRDIPIVCIDRKPKDHNNVYYVESNHYSGGYLATEELIKQGCQRIAIVSRNKTLSVNKQRLEGYRQALKDYGLQEYKELQILLDPNSANYEGAREAMNSLIKAGISFDGVFATNDWRAYGVMVALTENNILVPQDVKVIGFDDISISHSCHPSLSTIRQDTKGLAQKASSLLLNLMNDKEIQLEERRFIFPVEVIRRDSTDTDSQID; from the coding sequence ATGGATAAAAAACGAAGTATATCAATCAAAGAAATTGCGAAGCTCTCAAATGTTTCTGTTGCAACAGTTTCAAGAGTCATTAATAATAATGGGCGCTTCTCTGAAGAAACAAGAAAGAAAGTACAAGGAATTATAGATAAATATGGTTATACAACAAATATGGCTGCAAAGAGTTTAAGAATGTCAAAATCTAAGACAGTTGGATTGATTGTTCCAAATATTGATAATGAATGGTTTTCACATTTGGTTTTAGAAATAGAAAAATATTTTTTTGAACAAAATTATTCAGTTTTTATATGTAATACATCTCAAGATGAAAAAAAAGAAATTGCTTATTTTAAATCATTAGATTCTAAATTAGTTGATGGTATCATGTGTATTTCAGGAATTGAAGAAATCCCCACTGATGTCATCAGTCGAGATATTCCAATTGTTTGTATAGATAGAAAACCAAAAGATCATAATAATGTTTATTATGTAGAATCTAATCACTATAGTGGTGGTTATTTAGCTACAGAAGAATTAATTAAACAGGGCTGTCAAAGAATTGCAATTGTTTCTCGTAATAAAACATTATCAGTTAATAAACAACGTTTAGAAGGCTATCGTCAAGCATTAAAAGATTATGGTTTACAAGAATATAAAGAATTACAAATTTTATTAGATCCTAATTCAGCCAATTATGAAGGAGCAAGAGAAGCGATGAATTCATTAATTAAAGCAGGTATTTCTTTTGATGGTGTTTTTGCTACAAATGACTGGCGTGCCTATGGTGTTATGGTCGCTTTAACTGAAAATAATATCCTTGTTCCTCAAGATGTAAAAGTCATTGGATTTGATGATATCTCTATTTCTCATTCATGTCACCCTTCTTTATCAACAATTAGACAAGATACCAAAGGATTAGCACAAAAAGCATCGAGTCTATTATTAAATTTAATGAATGATAAAGAAATTCAATTAGAAGAAAGGCGTTTTATTTTTCCAGTTGAAGTCATTAGACGTGATTCTACTGATACTGACTCTCAAATCGATTAA
- a CDS encoding glycoside hydrolase family 1 protein has translation MTKKLPDAFMWGSSTNAQQFEGAWNEDGKGVSISDTRVLKNGYSNFHIASDHYHHLEEDLDLYQEMGFSIYRFSIAWTRIYPTGEEETPNEKGLAFYDRMVDGLIKRGITPVATLYAYDLPQVLLDKYRGFLDRKVIDLYIQYVSTIFEHFKGRIQYYTPFNEPNLFHLDQEYIMGNNDLTDKETWQVEHHLTLAYARCVNACHEIDPDAKIGPNCATGVVYPATCNPKDARKALTQMYMTNWAYLDVYCRGHYPQYFINYLTEIDCMPHMEPGDEELIASVKPDLISTTYYSTSVARVDEDGEVLKEAPAPKEVQEALVQYRSGDLNPYCNETEWGWIIDPDGFYYQLMEIYHRYQLPILILENGMGATEELDENHKVHDDYRIDYLAKHIQCMKEAVADGVELLGYLTWSAHDLHSTREGFVKRYGFIYVDRYEHTIKSMKRYPKKSFYWYKKVIASHGEDLANDIKY, from the coding sequence ATGACAAAAAAGTTACCAGATGCATTTATGTGGGGAAGTTCAACAAATGCTCAACAATTTGAAGGTGCATGGAATGAAGATGGCAAAGGTGTGTCTATAAGTGATACACGTGTACTCAAAAATGGTTATTCTAACTTTCATATTGCGAGCGATCATTATCATCATTTAGAAGAAGATTTAGATTTGTATCAAGAAATGGGATTTTCAATCTATCGTTTCTCAATTGCCTGGACAAGGATTTATCCTACTGGTGAAGAAGAAACACCAAATGAAAAAGGATTAGCATTTTATGATCGTATGGTTGATGGCCTAATCAAAAGAGGTATCACTCCAGTAGCAACACTCTATGCTTATGATTTACCACAAGTATTACTTGATAAATATAGAGGATTCTTGGATCGTAAAGTGATTGATTTATATATTCAATATGTCAGTACAATTTTTGAACATTTCAAAGGCAGAATTCAATATTATACACCATTCAATGAACCAAATTTATTTCACCTAGATCAAGAATATATTATGGGAAATAATGATTTGACAGATAAAGAAACATGGCAGGTGGAACATCATTTAACCTTAGCCTATGCAAGATGCGTCAATGCCTGTCATGAAATTGATCCAGATGCAAAAATTGGTCCAAATTGTGCAACAGGTGTTGTTTATCCAGCCACTTGCAATCCTAAAGATGCACGTAAAGCATTGACACAGATGTATATGACAAATTGGGCCTACTTAGATGTTTACTGTCGAGGACATTATCCACAATACTTTATCAATTATTTAACAGAAATAGATTGTATGCCACATATGGAACCAGGTGATGAGGAATTAATTGCATCAGTGAAACCTGATTTAATTTCTACAACATATTACTCAACAAGTGTTGCGAGAGTTGATGAAGATGGTGAAGTTTTAAAAGAAGCTCCAGCACCAAAAGAAGTTCAAGAAGCTTTGGTACAATATCGTAGTGGTGATCTCAATCCTTATTGTAATGAAACAGAATGGGGATGGATTATTGATCCAGATGGTTTCTATTATCAATTAATGGAAATTTATCATCGTTATCAATTACCAATCTTAATTCTTGAAAATGGTATGGGTGCTACAGAAGAATTAGATGAAAATCATAAAGTACATGATGATTATCGTATTGATTATTTAGCAAAACATATTCAATGTATGAAAGAAGCAGTGGCTGATGGGGTTGAGTTATTAGGCTATTTAACTTGGTCTGCTCATGATTTACATTCTACAAGAGAAGGATTTGTAAAACGTTATGGATTTATTTATGTTGATAGATATGAACATACAATCAAATCGATGAAACGTTATCCAAAGAAATCTTTCTACTGGTATAAAAAAGTGATTGCTAGTCATGGTGAAGATTTAGCAAATGATATTAAATATTAG
- a CDS encoding ribulose-phosphate 3-epimerase, giving the protein MEKLLCPSMMCAHFGNLEKEVNELDEAGVDIFHLDVMDGNFVPNFGMGLQDIEYIIQATQKPCDVHLMVNKASDYIQKFADLGVEIIYVHAENDPHITRTLQMIKDAGVHPGLAVNPGTSIESIKETLSLVDYVLVMSVNPGFAGQKYLGFVDHKFDQFCELKKQYGFKVMIDGACSPERIQTLSQKGVDGFILGTSALFGKGKSYQEIIKTLRQL; this is encoded by the coding sequence ATGGAAAAGTTATTATGCCCATCAATGATGTGTGCACATTTTGGAAATTTGGAAAAAGAAGTCAATGAATTAGATGAAGCTGGTGTAGATATTTTCCATCTAGATGTTATGGATGGAAATTTTGTACCAAACTTTGGTATGGGATTACAAGATATAGAGTATATCATTCAAGCAACTCAAAAACCATGTGATGTCCATTTAATGGTGAATAAAGCCAGTGATTATATACAAAAATTTGCAGATTTGGGGGTTGAAATTATTTATGTTCATGCTGAAAATGATCCCCATATTACCAGAACATTACAAATGATTAAAGATGCTGGTGTTCACCCTGGACTTGCAGTGAATCCTGGAACATCGATTGAATCTATCAAAGAAACATTGAGCTTAGTCGATTATGTTCTTGTTATGAGTGTTAACCCAGGATTTGCTGGACAAAAATATTTAGGATTTGTTGATCATAAATTTGATCAGTTTTGTGAATTGAAAAAACAATATGGTTTTAAAGTCATGATTGATGGAGCATGTTCACCAGAAAGAATTCAAACTTTATCACAAAAAGGGGTGGATGGATTTATCTTAGGAACATCGGCATTGTTTGGCAAGGGAAAAAGTTATCAGGAAATTATCAAAACACTAAGACAATTATAA
- a CDS encoding PTS sugar transporter subunit IIB yields the protein MNILLVCAAGMSTSLLVNRMNEAATKKGITVHIEAHPVGSVASYGDKAEVILLGPQVRYELNKIKGMYPDKPVEVINMQDYGMMNGQKVLDHAIALLGK from the coding sequence ATGAATATTTTATTAGTATGTGCCGCTGGTATGTCAACAAGTCTGTTAGTCAATCGTATGAATGAAGCAGCTACGAAAAAAGGGATAACAGTTCATATTGAAGCTCATCCAGTTGGTTCAGTTGCATCATATGGTGACAAAGCAGAAGTTATTTTATTAGGACCACAAGTTCGTTATGAATTGAATAAAATCAAAGGAATGTACCCTGATAAACCTGTTGAAGTTATTAATATGCAAGATTATGGAATGATGAATGGTCAAAAAGTTTTAGACCATGCGATTGCATTATTAGGAAAGTAG
- a CDS encoding DUF7916 family protein — MPRRLISSTRSEIRTMTAKQLKDSIRACEGRVILSQNYVGHSPLLEGTTNAELAESMGADMVFFNGYPMDETIEIPAFQVDVYKDGQYVHESYRLKEMKTLTKGPLGVYLECGVGDDPSASTSTQAGTSLIRRERVASDENLKKLIDEDVDFVVLAGNPGTGTSMETIIDATKRAKAILGDQVMIWAGKWEDGVKEKVLGDPLRKDSKEVIAKLIDAGADVICLPMPGSRTGVTVESMRELVTFVHEYGDKSTLAMSFLDGSVEGSDEGTVRLCGLMSKQTGADIHAIGDAGCSGMSTPEDIYQLAMTIKGRRLTWLKTAAGFR, encoded by the coding sequence ATGCCAAGAAGATTAATAAGTTCAACGCGTAGTGAAATACGCACAATGACTGCTAAACAACTGAAAGATTCTATTCGTGCATGTGAAGGACGTGTCATTTTATCACAGAATTATGTTGGACATTCACCTTTGCTAGAAGGCACAACAAATGCTGAATTAGCTGAATCTATGGGTGCTGATATGGTTTTCTTTAATGGGTATCCAATGGATGAAACAATTGAAATCCCAGCTTTTCAAGTCGATGTTTATAAAGATGGACAATATGTTCATGAATCTTATCGTTTAAAAGAGATGAAAACATTAACCAAAGGACCTTTAGGTGTTTATTTAGAATGTGGTGTGGGTGATGATCCTTCTGCTTCAACGTCAACCCAGGCAGGAACTTCATTAATTAGAAGAGAAAGAGTTGCAAGTGATGAAAATCTTAAGAAACTCATTGATGAAGATGTAGATTTTGTTGTTTTAGCTGGCAATCCAGGAACAGGAACATCAATGGAAACAATTATTGATGCAACGAAACGTGCAAAGGCCATTTTAGGTGATCAAGTGATGATTTGGGCTGGAAAATGGGAAGATGGTGTTAAAGAAAAGGTATTAGGTGATCCCCTTCGTAAGGATAGCAAGGAAGTGATTGCTAAGTTAATTGATGCTGGAGCTGATGTTATCTGTTTACCGATGCCAGGTTCAAGAACTGGAGTGACTGTTGAAAGCATGAGAGAACTTGTGACATTTGTTCATGAATATGGTGATAAGTCTACTTTAGCTATGTCATTTTTAGATGGTTCTGTAGAAGGTTCTGATGAAGGAACCGTGAGATTATGCGGCTTAATGTCTAAACAAACAGGAGCAGATATTCATGCGATTGGTGATGCCGGTTGTAGTGGCATGTCAACACCAGAAGATATTTATCAACTGGCGATGACTATTAAGGGGCGTCGTTTAACTTGGTTAAAAACAGCAGCAGGATTTAGATAA
- a CDS encoding DUF7916 family protein — MKLDYRITRLITAKASEVAQYTPMQLKEAILKSEGRVIMGQTYLNNPILIPDCTSTELMFAFGGDMVMLNGFHFENPQEAAGMQGLTLKELRAKVAQKPVGIYMGCPKANDDLDLDPKKAEMKSMLYSKENALKAKELGASFIVLGGNPGSGTSIYDVIRATKEARETLGEDMLIFAGKWEDGIVEKVLGDPLADYDAKAVIKELIDAGADVIDLPAPGSRHGITVEMIRELTEYTHRYKPGTLVMCFLDSNVEIADQDTIRQIAILMKQTGADIHAIGDGGFGGGTWPENIYQLAITMKGKAYTWAKMATPLR, encoded by the coding sequence ATGAAATTAGATTATCGTATTACAAGATTAATTACTGCTAAAGCAAGTGAAGTTGCTCAATACACACCAATGCAATTAAAAGAAGCAATTTTAAAATCAGAAGGTCGTGTCATTATGGGACAAACATATTTAAATAATCCAATATTAATTCCTGATTGTACAAGTACAGAACTGATGTTTGCATTTGGTGGTGATATGGTGATGCTTAATGGTTTTCATTTTGAAAATCCTCAAGAAGCAGCTGGGATGCAAGGTTTAACTTTAAAAGAGTTAAGAGCGAAAGTCGCTCAAAAACCAGTAGGAATTTATATGGGATGTCCAAAAGCCAATGATGATTTGGATTTAGATCCTAAAAAAGCTGAAATGAAAAGTATGCTTTATTCAAAAGAAAATGCTTTAAAAGCTAAAGAACTTGGGGCATCCTTCATAGTTTTAGGTGGTAATCCAGGAAGTGGAACATCTATATATGATGTTATTCGTGCAACCAAAGAAGCGAGAGAAACATTGGGTGAAGATATGTTAATTTTTGCTGGAAAATGGGAAGATGGTATTGTTGAAAAAGTTTTAGGTGATCCACTTGCTGATTATGATGCCAAAGCAGTGATTAAAGAATTAATTGATGCTGGAGCTGATGTGATTGATTTACCAGCACCAGGTTCAAGACATGGTATTACAGTTGAAATGATTAGAGAATTAACAGAATATACACATCGATATAAACCTGGAACTTTAGTTATGTGCTTCTTAGATAGTAATGTTGAAATTGCTGATCAAGATACAATTAGACAAATTGCTATTTTAATGAAACAAACAGGGGCAGATATACATGCGATTGGTGATGGTGGTTTTGGTGGTGGAACATGGCCAGAAAACATTTATCAGCTTGCTATTACAATGAAGGGAAAAGCTTATACTTGGGCGAAGATGGCAACTCCACTAAGATAA
- the rpiB gene encoding ribose 5-phosphate isomerase B — MKIGIGNDHVAVEYKKEITKYIQEKYGYEVINYGTDSTDRFNYPVAGEAVANAVIAGVVDKGIVICGTGVGISLAANKVNGIRCVTCSEPYSAKLSREHNNTNMLAFGARVVGIELAKMIVDAWLTGEYEGGRHQVRIDMLKDIEERQK, encoded by the coding sequence ATGAAAATAGGAATAGGAAATGATCATGTGGCTGTTGAATATAAAAAAGAAATAACAAAATATATTCAAGAAAAATATGGCTATGAAGTGATCAATTATGGAACAGATAGTACAGATAGATTTAATTATCCGGTAGCTGGTGAGGCAGTTGCCAATGCTGTTATTGCAGGTGTTGTAGATAAAGGAATTGTGATTTGTGGAACAGGTGTTGGTATTTCATTAGCAGCCAATAAGGTCAATGGTATTCGTTGTGTGACGTGTAGTGAACCTTATTCAGCTAAACTTTCAAGAGAACATAATAATACCAATATGTTGGCTTTTGGAGCCAGAGTTGTGGGGATAGAACTTGCAAAAATGATAGTTGATGCATGGCTAACTGGTGAATATGAAGGTGGTCGACATCAAGTCAGAATTGATATGTTGAAAGATATTGAAGAAAGACAAAAATAG
- a CDS encoding DUF4867 family protein, producing the protein MDLKTLQGLNPHYSIKSIDDESFQTFGKRIDEDVNDVIAYVSTNVHPPKLGTCYQPSVLAIEQFSSIQKISQKVYGYMDVMAGVVSGHNDVLNGVEYHQGSETIIAATDYILVVGHIWDMKGNTYDSQMCEIFYVPKGTIVECYSTTLHYTPICVSDEGFLTICLLLKGTGDVLKQREGILKKKNKWFIAHLENQEKIKSGDFPGLMGNLIRIKYK; encoded by the coding sequence ATGGATTTAAAGACTTTACAGGGGCTCAATCCCCATTACTCTATAAAAAGTATTGATGATGAAAGTTTCCAGACTTTTGGAAAACGAATTGATGAAGATGTCAATGATGTGATTGCTTATGTATCAACAAACGTCCATCCTCCCAAACTTGGAACTTGTTACCAACCAAGCGTCTTAGCAATTGAGCAATTTTCATCAATCCAAAAAATTTCACAAAAGGTTTATGGATATATGGATGTTATGGCTGGTGTCGTTTCTGGTCATAATGATGTATTAAACGGCGTTGAATATCATCAGGGCAGCGAGACGATTATCGCTGCCACTGATTATATTCTGGTAGTAGGTCATATTTGGGATATGAAAGGAAATACATATGATTCTCAAATGTGTGAAATCTTTTATGTACCTAAAGGAACAATTGTAGAATGTTATAGTACAACGCTTCATTACACACCCATCTGTGTAAGTGATGAAGGATTTTTAACAATCTGCCTGTTATTAAAAGGAACAGGCGATGTTTTAAAGCAAAGAGAGGGTATTTTAAAAAAGAAAAATAAATGGTTTATCGCTCATTTAGAAAATCAGGAAAAAATTAAATCGGGTGATTTCCCAGGACTTATGGGAAATCTGATAAGAATAAAATATAAATAA
- the deoC gene encoding deoxyribose-phosphate aldolase: MEKTKCFSQSDLASYIDHAVLDPQLTIEQLKEKMMIGVHYGCQSICVNPGAIDIAKECIQNSKTKLCVVCDFPFGASHTQSKLMQAQMIIEKGDIFEIDMVMNYGLLKSQKYDQVIDEISLISEMCHQHHVGLKVIIETDALTDEEIKIAVDCCVKGQADFVKTSTGYLKSDHLQGASPEVIALIIKAAQGKIKVKGSGCVRTRERLIELIQLGVDRVGVGCSSIAQILGEDYD, from the coding sequence ATGGAAAAAACAAAGTGTTTTTCTCAAAGTGATTTAGCAAGTTATATTGATCATGCTGTTTTAGATCCTCAACTTACAATTGAACAGCTCAAAGAGAAAATGATGATAGGTGTTCATTATGGTTGTCAAAGTATATGTGTTAATCCAGGAGCAATTGATATTGCAAAAGAATGTATTCAAAATTCAAAGACAAAACTTTGTGTTGTTTGTGATTTTCCTTTTGGAGCAAGTCATACACAATCTAAATTAATGCAGGCTCAGATGATTATTGAAAAAGGGGATATCTTTGAAATTGATATGGTTATGAATTATGGATTATTAAAGAGCCAAAAATATGATCAGGTCATTGATGAAATTTCACTGATAAGTGAAATGTGTCATCAACATCATGTCGGCTTAAAAGTGATTATAGAAACTGATGCTTTAACAGATGAAGAAATAAAAATAGCTGTTGATTGTTGTGTGAAAGGACAAGCAGATTTTGTCAAAACATCAACAGGTTATTTGAAAAGTGATCATTTACAGGGTGCCTCACCTGAAGTTATTGCTTTAATAATCAAAGCAGCTCAAGGAAAAATAAAAGTAAAAGGGTCTGGGTGTGTGCGTACACGTGAAAGATTAATCGAACTGATTCAATTAGGAGTTGATCGTGTAGGTGTAGGATGTTCATCGATTGCTCAGATACTAGGAGAAGATTATGATTAG
- a CDS encoding Gfo/Idh/MocA family protein, producing the protein MIRWGIIGLGRITHRFIEGLSYCDDGMLYAGASRTFETRKQFQKEHPNVRVYDNYDELLDDPMIDVVYIALRHKDHYEWSKKALLKNKAVLCEKPATLYYHQILDLVRISQQNHIFFMEAMKSRFIPLRDRLKTLIQKDVIGDIIRIETSFCNQVPYDEKSYFFEKDQGGALYDVAIYNIASILDFISSQFEDIHIQQICQYGVDVYDDIEIQFHSHQTARIECALDRQKEKKMVIIGTKGRIECVPFYRPTQATVIINDESYIIEQPYINDDFYTEIKAVHDAFNHHWNEHPQMTHDDSLRCIQLLENIVYLSQKDGPNHES; encoded by the coding sequence ATGATTAGATGGGGCATTATTGGACTAGGTAGAATTACTCATCGTTTTATAGAGGGACTTAGTTATTGTGATGATGGAATGCTTTATGCTGGGGCTTCAAGAACTTTTGAAACGAGAAAACAATTTCAAAAAGAACATCCTAATGTGAGAGTTTATGATAATTATGATGAACTTTTAGATGATCCCATGATTGATGTTGTTTATATCGCATTAAGACATAAAGATCATTATGAGTGGTCAAAGAAAGCATTATTAAAAAATAAAGCTGTTTTATGTGAAAAACCAGCGACTTTGTATTATCATCAAATTTTAGATCTGGTACGTATTTCACAACAAAACCATATCTTTTTTATGGAAGCTATGAAGAGTCGTTTTATTCCTTTAAGAGATCGATTAAAGACATTGATTCAAAAAGATGTGATTGGAGATATTATAAGAATTGAAACATCATTTTGTAATCAAGTTCCCTATGATGAAAAAAGCTATTTTTTTGAAAAAGATCAGGGTGGTGCTTTATATGATGTCGCTATTTATAACATTGCATCAATTCTTGATTTTATTTCATCACAATTTGAGGATATTCATATTCAACAGATTTGTCAATATGGTGTTGATGTTTATGATGATATTGAAATTCAGTTTCATTCACATCAAACAGCGCGTATTGAATGTGCATTAGATCGTCAAAAAGAAAAGAAAATGGTGATTATTGGAACAAAGGGGAGAATAGAATGTGTTCCTTTTTATCGCCCAACTCAGGCGACAGTGATTATAAATGATGAATCTTATATAATTGAACAGCCTTATATCAATGATGATTTTTATACAGAGATTAAAGCAGTTCATGATGCTTTCAATCATCATTGGAATGAACATCCTCAAATGACACATGATGATTCTTTAAGATGTATTCAATTATTAGAAAATATTGTTTATTTAAGTCAAAAGGATGGACCCAATCATGAATCATAA